A stretch of candidate division Zixibacteria bacterium HGW-Zixibacteria-1 DNA encodes these proteins:
- a CDS encoding ABC transporter ATP-binding protein — protein MNSTTAAIRVENLTKIYKSALGANEVQALTNVSLEVQRGEIFGLLGPNGAGKTTLVKILLGSLGTTAGAAFINGHSIDDPEARGKIGFLPENHRFPSYQTGLQMLLCFGGMAGLSRDEIKTKAAPLLELVDMTKWRDTGIKKYSKGMMQRLGLAQALINDPDIIFLDEPTDGVDPIGRHQIRNILIDLKKQGKTIFLNSHLLAEVESICDRVAILDKGKMIKAGPVHSLITMKPTYHVETAELNEEIEVEIKIAFPDARIEGNFITVIFDDKYQINGLIDLLRQNYIDILAVTPEKISLEESFMQLIKGGGGNA, from the coding sequence ATGAATAGTACAACCGCCGCCATCAGAGTTGAGAATCTCACCAAAATCTACAAGAGCGCCCTGGGCGCCAATGAGGTTCAGGCCCTGACAAATGTCAGTCTCGAGGTGCAGCGCGGCGAAATATTCGGCCTGCTCGGCCCCAATGGAGCCGGTAAAACCACGCTGGTTAAGATTCTTCTCGGTTCGCTAGGGACCACCGCCGGAGCTGCCTTTATCAACGGACACAGTATCGACGACCCGGAAGCCCGCGGGAAAATAGGCTTTCTGCCGGAAAATCATCGGTTCCCATCTTATCAAACCGGTTTGCAGATGCTTCTATGTTTCGGCGGCATGGCCGGACTTTCCAGAGACGAAATTAAAACCAAGGCGGCGCCGCTTCTGGAACTGGTTGATATGACCAAGTGGCGCGATACCGGAATAAAAAAATATTCCAAGGGAATGATGCAGCGCCTCGGGCTCGCCCAAGCGTTGATCAATGATCCCGATATCATCTTTCTCGATGAGCCGACCGACGGGGTCGATCCGATCGGACGGCACCAGATCCGAAACATCCTGATCGATCTCAAGAAACAGGGCAAAACTATATTCCTAAATTCACACCTGCTGGCCGAGGTCGAGTCGATCTGCGACCGGGTGGCGATTCTGGATAAAGGAAAAATGATCAAAGCCGGACCGGTCCACAGCCTGATCACCATGAAACCGACCTACCATGTCGAAACCGCAGAATTAAACGAAGAAATCGAGGTCGAGATAAAAATCGCTTTCCCCGATGCTCGTATCGAGGGAAATTTCATCACCGTCATTTTTGACGACAAGTATCAGATCAACGGGCTGATCGATCTTCTGCGGCAGAATTACATCGACATTCTTGCCGTGACACCGGAAAAAATCAGTCTCGAAGAGAGCTTCATGCAACTAATCAAAGGAGGCGGCGGCAATGCATAA
- the galT gene encoding galactose-1-phosphate uridylyltransferase, translating to MPEYRQNMATKEWVILSPGRGKRPSDFIKSAPARESAAPYEAKCPFCQGNEDLTLQPSYVYPVDGKWLVRVVPNKFAALDPDLDTHRTREGYFVSAHGFGIAEVVVEHPLHNPTIATMESDHIQHILRAYRERQIEISRNQKVNLVTIFRNHGPLAGTSLAHPHSQIIATPIVPPHVRYPMEQAVQYYDTTGHCVYCDMVKEELKQAERIIVETDYFVAFCPYAARSPFECRVYPKYHSASYMLINDSLIIELAGVLREVLARLYHGLKNPDHNYIIRSAPVGDEDTRHQHWYMVIIPKITTAAGFEIGSGIYINTISPEESAQYLREVKLTD from the coding sequence ATGCCTGAATATCGACAGAATATGGCCACCAAGGAATGGGTGATTCTCTCGCCGGGGCGAGGAAAGCGCCCATCCGATTTTATAAAATCGGCGCCCGCCCGGGAGTCAGCCGCCCCTTATGAAGCGAAATGCCCCTTTTGTCAGGGCAATGAAGATTTGACCCTGCAGCCGTCATATGTTTACCCTGTCGATGGTAAATGGCTGGTGCGGGTTGTCCCCAATAAATTTGCCGCGCTTGATCCCGACCTGGACACACATAGAACCAGAGAAGGATACTTCGTGTCGGCCCATGGTTTTGGTATTGCCGAGGTGGTCGTGGAACACCCGCTTCACAACCCGACCATCGCCACCATGGAATCCGATCATATTCAACATATCCTGCGCGCCTACCGCGAGCGCCAGATCGAGATCAGCAGAAACCAAAAAGTTAATCTCGTCACCATTTTTCGCAATCATGGCCCCCTGGCCGGGACTTCACTGGCCCATCCCCACTCGCAGATAATAGCCACCCCGATTGTCCCGCCTCATGTCCGTTACCCGATGGAACAGGCGGTCCAGTATTATGACACGACCGGCCATTGCGTTTACTGCGATATGGTCAAAGAAGAGCTTAAGCAGGCCGAGCGAATAATTGTCGAGACCGATTATTTTGTGGCCTTTTGCCCCTATGCCGCCCGCTCCCCGTTTGAATGTCGCGTCTATCCCAAGTATCACAGCGCCAGTTACATGCTTATAAATGACAGCCTCATCATCGAGCTGGCGGGGGTCCTGCGTGAGGTGCTGGCCCGATTGTATCACGGCCTGAAAAATCCTGATCATAATTATATAATTCGATCCGCCCCGGTCGGCGACGAGGATACCCGGCATCAGCACTGGTATATGGTCATTATTCCCAAAATTACCACCGCCGCCGGATTTGAGATCGGTTCGGGTATATATATTAACACGATTTCACCCGAGGAGTCGGCGCAATATCTCCGCGAGGTGAAACTTACCGATTAG
- the lepB gene encoding signal peptidase I: protein MTKPRKGWLAALLTLLMPGLGHLYCGKPIEAAGFFVGAITVGYIASAILMYWNSRPLNFLVTAIIVPAYFIFAIVHAVKTARAVTDSFTPRWHKRKGWLAALLTLFMPGLGHLYCGKPIAAAIFFVGALIFGNIAAAILIYVNSHPLNFLAAVILILAYYIIVIKLAHGAAKRTSGKFTPGWYNQSYVYLGIFLVCLFISSYAFPVFRNYKAFVIPTSSMENALIPGDYILADYGIYNTEGPAPNDVIVFIWPVDSTTMHVDRCIAVPGDIVEYRDKVLFVNDVEAALPSTSKHISDNIIPRTEEMANTRDNFGPYQVPSESYFVMGDNLDNSYDSRFWGAVPKDMIVGKAMRIYWSSDLSRLGMAVK from the coding sequence ATGACTAAACCGCGCAAAGGATGGCTGGCGGCATTGTTGACATTGCTTATGCCGGGGCTCGGTCATCTGTATTGCGGAAAGCCAATTGAGGCGGCTGGTTTTTTTGTCGGTGCCATTACTGTCGGCTATATTGCTTCCGCAATCCTGATGTATTGGAATTCTCGCCCACTGAATTTCCTTGTTACCGCTATTATTGTCCCGGCCTATTTTATTTTTGCCATTGTACATGCCGTAAAAACCGCCCGGGCGGTCACCGACAGTTTTACACCCCGTTGGCATAAGCGCAAAGGATGGCTGGCGGCATTGCTCACATTATTTATGCCCGGCCTTGGTCACCTATATTGCGGCAAGCCGATCGCGGCCGCCATTTTCTTTGTCGGCGCTCTTATTTTCGGCAATATCGCCGCGGCAATTCTAATATATGTTAATTCCCATCCATTGAATTTTCTGGCGGCTGTCATATTAATCCTGGCATATTATATCATTGTCATTAAACTTGCCCACGGCGCCGCGAAACGGACATCCGGGAAATTTACTCCCGGCTGGTACAATCAGTCCTATGTCTATCTGGGCATCTTCCTCGTCTGCCTGTTCATATCATCCTATGCTTTCCCCGTCTTCCGGAACTACAAAGCCTTCGTCATCCCCACATCAAGCATGGAAAACGCCCTCATCCCGGGCGATTATATTCTGGCCGATTATGGTATCTATAACACGGAAGGTCCCGCCCCCAATGATGTAATAGTCTTCATTTGGCCGGTCGATAGCACGACCATGCATGTCGATCGATGTATCGCCGTTCCGGGCGACATAGTGGAATACAGAGACAAGGTGCTGTTTGTCAACGATGTCGAGGCCGCCCTGCCCTCGACTTCAAAACATATAAGTGATAATATCATCCCCCGCACCGAGGAAATGGCCAACACCCGGGATAATTTCGGGCCCTACCAGGTGCCCTCTGAATCTTATTTCGTGATGGGGGATAATCTTGACAATTCCTATGATTCCAGGTTTTGGGGAGCCGTTCCCAAAGATATGATTGTCGGCAAGGCGATGCGGATTTACTGGAGCTCGGACCTGTCCCGGCTCGGAATGGCTGTCAAATAA
- the recN gene encoding DNA repair protein RecN, with amino-acid sequence MLKHLHIENFALVSRLDIEFGEGMNVLTGETGAGKSIIVGAIARLLGEKADQTDIRSGTGLAVIEADFNIGDNDDIIKILDQAEIEHNRKTISMRREIVLNKPSKSLINGQLVTLTQLRDITRPMAELFGQHSHQQLLDEKNHLGFLDRFAGLSDKVDELRQVFHDWQNSAQQLKRLESRKETEKKERELLLFQKDEIEKAGINIGEEEELLAERKILDSARLLGEKASLILRILDQDENAALNILGTCRKELSDMAAIDKKLEPETELMESAIINLEELRTRIEAYLSSIPDDPDRLEQINLRLDEIYRLKKKYGGSEEAILETLRQINFQLGRRIDVEEQLKILRADEKKLRLRYTETALEISAIRRKASQKLSRVVEKELNQVGINSAKFDFEFIYESDPVGLEFEGKRIRPFPEGFETGRFLVSANPGEPLKPLARTASGGEISRIMLALKAADKQKSGKYKMLLVFDEIDAGIGGRTAAMVASRLADLAKSSQLLVITHLHQIASLSDDHYAVEKVESSDRSKRNIVAVKHLGSADRKKEIERMLSLPENANV; translated from the coding sequence ATGCTGAAACACCTCCATATAGAAAATTTCGCCCTGGTCAGCCGGCTCGATATCGAATTCGGGGAGGGTATGAATGTTCTGACCGGCGAGACAGGCGCCGGCAAGTCGATTATCGTGGGCGCTATCGCCCGGCTTCTCGGTGAAAAAGCGGATCAAACCGACATCCGCTCCGGTACCGGACTGGCCGTTATCGAGGCGGATTTCAATATCGGGGACAATGATGATATTATCAAAATACTCGATCAGGCCGAGATAGAGCATAATCGAAAAACGATTTCGATGCGGCGGGAAATCGTCCTCAACAAACCTTCTAAAAGTCTCATCAACGGGCAACTCGTAACCCTGACGCAATTACGCGATATTACCCGTCCCATGGCGGAACTGTTCGGCCAGCATTCGCATCAGCAACTGCTCGACGAAAAAAATCACCTGGGTTTTCTTGATCGTTTTGCGGGATTGAGCGATAAGGTCGATGAGTTGCGACAGGTATTCCATGACTGGCAAAACAGCGCCCAGCAGTTGAAGCGTCTGGAGTCACGCAAGGAAACCGAAAAAAAAGAACGGGAACTGCTGCTCTTTCAGAAAGATGAAATTGAAAAGGCCGGAATCAATATTGGCGAGGAGGAAGAACTCCTGGCCGAGCGAAAAATACTGGACTCGGCCCGGCTCCTGGGCGAAAAAGCCTCGCTTATCCTGCGCATTCTCGATCAGGATGAAAACGCCGCCCTGAATATTCTCGGCACCTGCCGCAAAGAATTATCCGATATGGCCGCAATCGATAAAAAACTTGAGCCGGAAACCGAATTGATGGAGAGCGCCATAATTAATCTTGAAGAATTGCGCACTCGCATCGAAGCTTATCTGTCATCCATTCCGGACGACCCTGATCGGCTGGAGCAGATCAATCTCCGGCTTGATGAAATCTATCGACTCAAGAAAAAATACGGCGGCTCCGAAGAAGCTATTCTGGAAACACTGAGGCAGATCAATTTCCAGCTTGGCCGCAGAATTGATGTTGAGGAGCAGTTGAAAATCCTTCGCGCCGACGAAAAAAAACTGCGTTTACGCTACACCGAAACGGCCCTGGAAATCTCTGCTATAAGACGAAAAGCCTCGCAAAAATTATCTCGGGTGGTCGAGAAAGAGCTTAACCAGGTCGGAATTAATTCGGCCAAATTCGACTTTGAATTTATTTATGAGTCCGATCCCGTCGGATTGGAATTCGAGGGAAAGAGAATTCGACCATTTCCCGAAGGCTTTGAGACCGGTCGTTTCCTGGTGTCGGCCAATCCCGGTGAACCGTTAAAGCCTTTGGCCAGAACAGCTTCCGGCGGCGAAATATCGCGGATTATGCTGGCGCTCAAGGCGGCCGATAAGCAAAAATCAGGAAAATACAAAATGCTGCTGGTTTTCGATGAAATCGATGCCGGTATCGGCGGCCGGACTGCGGCGATGGTGGCCTCAAGGTTGGCCGATCTGGCGAAATCATCACAATTGCTGGTAATTACGCATTTGCATCAGATAGCCTCCCTGAGCGATGATCATTATGCTGTGGAAAAAGTCGAATCGTCCGACCGGTCCAAAAGAAATATAGTGGCCGTCAAACACTTAGGCTCGGCCGACAGGAAAAAGGAAATTGAGCGAATGCTCAGCCTTCCCGAAAATGCCAATGTTTAA
- a CDS encoding DNA primase — translation MAGTIPENIIEQVRQTSDIVDIIGQYVRLKKRGRNFLALCPFHTEKTPSFSVSADKQIYHCFGCGKGGNVFTFLMEHENMSFVEAVKLLAQKAGITIPERKIDSSAKEELDRLYYAHLLALNYFKSMLTAPKYTNQITKYLKDNRRLTDESIALFQLGLAGEEWDGFLNFALKKELFPNELVKAGLIIHSEKHDKYFDRFRQRLMIPIFNLSGKPIAFGGRTLKKGEPAKYVNSPETMLYSKSNVLYGLNFSRQLIREKNEVIIVEGYFDLISLYQAGIKNVVASSGTAFTAQQARLLARFTDMAYLFFDADSAGQTAALRSVDALYDAGLEVLVMIPPEGDDPDSVAVREGAAGIDKLKENAMRYLEFRVKNIDLKKQGIIAREKLIKELAELAGRIGDTTRRQLFIAEAAEMLQTDVRTFNNLLKIDMVPRKGYAGVRPPKKVADIERDLLSLITNYPEYMEDVSDRLMPEDFHTEAYAGLYSRMLVILKEHGSLSAGSIINFLDDDSLVSEMTLLAEIDWEKDRARPMIKDYVEKILSYRRERVIDKLKVELKVAEDKGDHETAGKLAEEIAGLIKRRKE, via the coding sequence ATGGCTGGAACCATCCCGGAAAATATCATCGAGCAGGTCCGACAGACCAGCGACATCGTTGACATCATCGGGCAGTACGTCCGCCTGAAAAAAAGAGGGCGGAATTTCCTGGCCCTCTGCCCCTTTCACACCGAAAAGACACCCTCGTTTTCAGTTTCCGCCGATAAACAGATTTATCACTGTTTCGGCTGCGGCAAAGGCGGGAATGTTTTCACTTTTCTCATGGAACATGAAAACATGAGTTTCGTCGAGGCGGTCAAGCTCCTGGCTCAAAAAGCGGGCATTACCATACCCGAAAGAAAAATCGACAGCTCCGCTAAAGAGGAACTGGATCGGTTGTACTATGCCCACCTGTTGGCGCTTAATTATTTCAAATCGATGTTGACCGCCCCGAAATACACGAACCAGATTACGAAGTACCTCAAGGATAACCGCCGCCTGACCGATGAATCGATCGCGTTGTTCCAGCTTGGCCTGGCCGGCGAGGAATGGGACGGCTTTTTGAATTTTGCCTTGAAAAAGGAGCTTTTTCCGAATGAACTGGTCAAGGCGGGATTGATAATTCATTCCGAAAAGCATGATAAGTACTTTGACCGATTTCGACAGCGATTGATGATTCCCATATTCAACCTCAGCGGCAAACCGATTGCCTTTGGCGGGCGCACCCTTAAAAAAGGGGAACCGGCCAAATATGTCAACTCGCCGGAAACAATGCTCTATTCCAAAAGCAATGTCCTCTATGGTCTCAATTTCAGCCGCCAGCTTATCCGCGAAAAAAATGAGGTTATCATTGTCGAAGGTTATTTCGATCTGATCTCGCTGTACCAGGCCGGAATCAAAAATGTGGTGGCTTCGTCGGGAACCGCTTTCACCGCCCAGCAGGCACGGCTTCTGGCGCGCTTTACCGATATGGCCTATTTATTCTTCGATGCCGACTCGGCCGGTCAGACCGCGGCCCTGCGCTCGGTCGATGCTCTCTACGACGCCGGCCTCGAGGTGTTGGTGATGATTCCGCCCGAAGGCGATGACCCGGATTCGGTGGCTGTCAGGGAAGGCGCCGCCGGTATCGATAAATTAAAAGAGAATGCTATGCGTTATCTGGAGTTCCGTGTAAAAAATATCGATCTAAAAAAACAGGGAATCATTGCCAGGGAAAAACTGATCAAGGAACTGGCCGAGTTGGCCGGCCGTATCGGCGATACCACCCGAAGACAGCTTTTTATCGCCGAAGCCGCCGAAATGCTGCAAACCGATGTTCGGACGTTTAACAATCTTTTGAAAATCGATATGGTCCCCAGAAAAGGATACGCCGGAGTCAGACCCCCCAAGAAAGTCGCCGATATCGAGCGGGACCTGCTGTCGCTTATTACGAATTATCCCGAATACATGGAAGATGTCAGCGACCGGCTGATGCCGGAGGATTTTCACACCGAAGCCTATGCCGGGCTTTATTCCCGGATGCTCGTGATATTGAAGGAGCATGGCTCCCTGTCGGCCGGGAGTATTATCAACTTTCTTGATGATGATTCGCTTGTCTCCGAAATGACTTTGCTGGCCGAAATCGACTGGGAAAAAGACCGCGCCCGCCCCATGATAAAAGATTATGTCGAGAAAATACTTTCGTACCGAAGGGAACGGGTTATCGACAAATTGAAGGTGGAACTTAAAGTCGCTGAAGATAAAGGCGACCATGAAACTGCCGGGAAACTGGCCGAGGAAATCGCCGGCCTGATTAAAAGGCGCAAAGAGTAG
- the rpsU gene encoding 30S ribosomal protein S21: MTGVRVRDDESFERALRRFNKFCEKTGILTDIKKHQHFEKPSERRKRKLNAARRKMRKLQLSEE; this comes from the coding sequence ATGACAGGTGTCAGGGTTCGTGATGATGAATCATTTGAGAGAGCCCTACGCCGCTTTAATAAGTTTTGTGAGAAGACCGGAATCCTCACTGACATAAAAAAGCATCAGCACTTTGAAAAACCGTCGGAAAGGCGTAAAAGAAAACTGAATGCTGCGCGGCGAAAAATGCGCAAGTTGCAACTTTCTGAAGAGTAG
- a CDS encoding histidine triad nucleotide-binding protein, with translation MECIFCQIIRGEKPARKYLENNEVIVFADILPRASIHLLICPKEHFTSLLELPDKLAVQMLETARIIAKDLGLEKNFRLVLNNGAAAGQIVAHIHFHFMSNAGGIKINYKQDQF, from the coding sequence ATGGAATGTATATTTTGCCAGATAATCAGGGGTGAAAAACCGGCCCGAAAATACCTTGAAAATAATGAAGTTATCGTTTTCGCCGATATTCTGCCACGGGCTTCTATTCATCTGCTGATCTGCCCCAAGGAACATTTCACCAGCCTCCTGGAACTTCCCGATAAATTGGCGGTTCAGATGTTGGAAACCGCACGCATAATAGCCAAAGATCTTGGATTGGAGAAAAACTTCAGGCTGGTGCTGAATAATGGGGCCGCCGCGGGGCAGATTGTTGCGCACATCCATTTTCATTTTATGTCAAATGCCGGTGGTATTAAAATAAATTACAAACAGGACCAATTTTAG
- the motA gene encoding flagellar motor stator protein MotA: MLAIIGILVVAGAVLGGYMMEKGHLMVLMQPAEFLIIGGAALGSLLIGSPVKVMKSLLRQLSKIMGSGPGKQKYIDLLVMMYELFNVARKDGLVGLESHVERPEESPILTKYPYFIKNSHALHFLSDTMRLIIMGGIPEHDLDAMLDMDLETHHHENLQPSSHLNRIGDALPGLGIVAAVLGVVITMGAIGGPPEVIGHKVAAALVGTFLGVLLSYGFVQPLAVNLQSMSEEESKYYICLKQGLLAFHKGFAASIAVEFARRVIPSDVRPGFIEVEEACRGSKK, from the coding sequence ATGTTAGCTATTATTGGGATCCTTGTCGTCGCCGGCGCCGTCCTGGGTGGTTATATGATGGAAAAGGGGCATTTAATGGTGTTAATGCAGCCGGCCGAGTTTCTTATAATTGGCGGGGCGGCGCTTGGTTCACTCCTAATCGGTTCGCCTGTCAAAGTAATGAAATCGCTGCTCCGGCAGTTGTCCAAGATAATGGGTTCCGGCCCCGGCAAACAGAAGTATATTGACTTGCTGGTTATGATGTATGAGCTTTTCAATGTGGCCAGGAAAGACGGCCTGGTGGGGCTGGAATCTCATGTGGAGCGACCCGAGGAAAGCCCGATTTTGACCAAATATCCCTATTTCATAAAGAATAGTCACGCCCTTCATTTTCTTTCGGACACCATGCGATTGATTATCATGGGCGGTATTCCGGAGCATGATCTGGATGCCATGCTGGACATGGATCTTGAAACGCATCATCATGAAAACCTCCAGCCGTCATCGCATCTGAATCGTATCGGCGATGCCCTTCCGGGCCTGGGAATCGTCGCGGCCGTACTTGGAGTCGTAATCACCATGGGCGCGATCGGCGGCCCTCCCGAAGTCATCGGACATAAAGTAGCGGCGGCGCTGGTCGGGACCTTTCTCGGTGTCCTGCTGTCCTATGGCTTTGTTCAGCCGCTGGCGGTGAATCTTCAGTCCATGAGCGAAGAAGAATCCAAATATTATATTTGTCTGAAACAGGGGCTTCTGGCATTTCATAAGGGCTTTGCCGCTTCCATCGCGGTGGAGTTCGCCCGCCGGGTCATTCCCTCTGACGTTCGTCCCGGATTTATCGAGGTGGAAGAAGCCTGCCGCGGCTCCAAAAAATAA
- a CDS encoding YebC/PmpR family DNA-binding transcriptional regulator: protein MSGHSKWATIKRKKGKADAERGRMFTRLIKEITVAARAAGGDPDGNPRLRTAIATAKAANMPADNIKRAVQKGTGELPGVSYEEITYEGYGPNGVAVYIECLTDNKKRTVSEIRHLFARYNGNLGENGCVAWMFDKKGVINVDAKVADEDSLLEIALEAGASDFAKYGDIYEIITPPGELETVRAAIEAKSIPVASAEATMIPQNTIKLEDKPAETMLKLYEALEEHDDVQSVYANFDIDDSVMEKLVG, encoded by the coding sequence ATGTCCGGCCATTCAAAATGGGCGACAATCAAGCGTAAAAAAGGCAAAGCCGATGCCGAGCGCGGTCGGATGTTTACCAGGCTTATAAAAGAAATTACCGTTGCCGCGCGCGCGGCAGGTGGTGATCCTGACGGTAATCCGCGTCTAAGGACGGCCATAGCCACGGCCAAAGCGGCCAATATGCCTGCGGATAATATTAAGAGAGCAGTGCAAAAAGGAACGGGCGAACTTCCCGGTGTCTCCTATGAAGAAATCACTTATGAAGGTTATGGTCCCAATGGGGTGGCGGTTTACATTGAATGCCTGACCGACAACAAAAAGCGAACCGTGTCCGAAATCAGGCATTTGTTTGCACGCTATAACGGTAATTTGGGCGAGAATGGTTGTGTGGCCTGGATGTTCGATAAGAAAGGCGTCATCAATGTCGATGCCAAAGTTGCCGACGAAGATTCGCTGCTGGAAATTGCCCTCGAGGCAGGCGCCTCAGATTTCGCCAAATACGGGGATATATATGAAATCATCACACCTCCGGGCGAACTTGAAACGGTACGGGCCGCAATCGAGGCGAAATCAATTCCGGTGGCTTCCGCCGAGGCGACCATGATCCCGCAAAACACCATAAAGCTCGAGGATAAACCGGCCGAGACAATGCTGAAGCTCTACGAAGCACTGGAAGAGCACGACGATGTCCAGAGTGTCTATGCCAATTTTGACATCGACGACTCGGTGATGGAGAAGTTGGTCGGCTAG
- a CDS encoding crossover junction endodeoxyribonuclease RuvC produces MVIVGIDPGLHITGYGVIESSGTRTRVLEAGVIKTNQNRDFELKLNEIHAEIGKIISQFKPDYIAVEELYSHYAHPKTAIIMGHARGVVFLQAAQSGIPVVSYASTRIKKSLTGNGRASKSQVQKMIKTILKLKMDIASADTADALAVALCHHNALLGKQ; encoded by the coding sequence ATGGTTATTGTTGGCATTGATCCGGGGTTGCATATTACCGGGTATGGGGTAATTGAATCATCCGGGACCAGAACCCGGGTTTTGGAAGCGGGAGTGATTAAGACCAATCAGAATCGGGATTTCGAACTCAAATTGAATGAAATACACGCCGAGATCGGAAAAATCATCAGTCAATTCAAACCTGATTATATTGCAGTCGAGGAGTTGTACTCTCATTACGCTCATCCCAAAACGGCTATAATCATGGGACATGCCCGGGGCGTGGTGTTTCTGCAGGCGGCCCAATCAGGAATCCCGGTGGTGTCATATGCTTCGACACGCATTAAGAAATCGCTGACCGGCAACGGCCGGGCCAGCAAGAGCCAGGTTCAGAAAATGATTAAAACCATATTGAAGCTCAAGATGGATATTGCCTCCGCCGACACCGCCGACGCCCTGGCGGTGGCACTCTGCCACCATAATGCATTACTGGGGAAACAATGA
- a CDS encoding Holliday junction branch migration DNA helicase RuvB yields MSRERIVSGEIISPEEESFILSLRPKKLDEYIGQKKLKEKLRVSVEAARKRGEACEHTLFYGPPGLGKTTLAYIIANEMGSSLVATSGPSLSRTGDLMGILTNLKEGDVLFIDEIHRLSPAIEEFIYPAMEDFKVDFVVDKGAFAKVINIPLKRFTLIGATTRAGLLSPPLRDRFGLYHHIDFYPPEELKEIVIRSAKLLEVSIDDDSALEIARRSRGTPRVANRLLRRVRDFVQVKGDGKITVELARKALDAEGIDSIGLDNLDRKFLKVIIEYYKGGPVGIEALGATLSEELDTLVDVVEPFLLKIGFLQRTKRGRMVSSEAVKHLGLKIDKSDQQKLFE; encoded by the coding sequence GTGAGCCGGGAACGAATTGTATCGGGAGAAATTATATCGCCGGAAGAAGAATCTTTTATTCTTTCACTGCGGCCCAAGAAGCTTGACGAATATATCGGCCAGAAAAAACTCAAGGAAAAACTCCGCGTTTCGGTCGAAGCCGCCAGAAAGCGGGGAGAAGCCTGCGAGCACACCTTATTCTATGGGCCGCCCGGTCTGGGAAAGACAACGCTGGCATATATTATTGCCAACGAAATGGGCAGCAGCCTGGTGGCGACCTCGGGACCTTCACTCAGCCGGACCGGCGATTTGATGGGGATACTCACTAATCTTAAGGAGGGGGATGTCTTATTTATCGACGAGATCCACCGCCTGTCTCCGGCCATCGAGGAGTTCATATATCCGGCTATGGAGGATTTCAAGGTTGATTTCGTGGTCGATAAAGGCGCATTCGCAAAAGTAATCAATATCCCCCTGAAAAGATTTACTCTGATCGGCGCCACGACGCGGGCGGGGCTGCTCTCGCCGCCGTTGCGCGACCGTTTCGGCTTATACCACCATATTGATTTTTACCCACCCGAAGAATTGAAAGAGATTGTCATCCGTTCGGCAAAATTGCTTGAGGTTTCCATCGATGATGACTCGGCGCTCGAAATCGCCCGCCGGTCGCGCGGGACCCCGCGCGTGGCTAATCGACTGTTGCGGCGCGTTCGGGATTTTGTGCAGGTCAAAGGGGATGGCAAAATAACAGTCGAACTGGCTCGCAAGGCGCTTGATGCCGAAGGTATCGATTCGATCGGGCTGGATAATCTTGACCGAAAATTCCTGAAGGTAATTATCGAATATTACAAGGGCGGGCCGGTTGGCATTGAGGCGCTCGGGGCCACTCTCAGCGAAGAACTGGATACCCTGGTCGATGTTGTCGAGCCATTTCTGCTTAAAATCGGTTTTCTCCAGCGCACTAAACGGGGCCGCATGGTATCGAGCGAGGCGGTCAAACATCTCGGCCTGAAAATCGATAAATCGGATCAGCAGAAGCTGTTTGAATAG